The following are encoded in a window of Rhizobium sp. WYJ-E13 genomic DNA:
- a CDS encoding acyl-CoA dehydrogenase, whose translation MYKAPVEEIAFTLKHVAGMAETIDGGLLGDLGEDLVDAILAEAGRFATEEIAPLADIGDRQGARLSNGEVKTPDGWRDLYHNWAAGGWNGLTAPEDFGGQALPHMLNVAALEMWNSGSMAFALCPTLTMGAIEALNVHGSAALKEKYLARMVSGEWTGTMNLTEPHAGSDLGVLKARAERRDDGSYRIFGQKIFITWGEHDAADNIIHLVLARLPDAPAGTRGISLFLVPKFLVKDDGSLGARNDLYCHSLEHKLGIHGSPTCTMIYGDGKFGNEKGAVGWLIGEENKGLACMFTMMNNARLAVGMQGVAICEAATQKAIAYAKERTQGRAPGWSVSGMSPIIDHPDVTRMLLTMKALTQGSRAIAYACAHAIDMAHRATERREDWQERAALLTPIAKSFATDAGVDVASLGIQVHGGMGFIEETGAARYLRDARIAPIYEGTNGIQAIDLVIRKLPLSGGKQVRGFIAELKAIAEAVRSSNLKGFGATADRLAAALADLEAATDWLLARLVKGKSAEALSGATPYQRLFGLALTGCYLAKGGLARVADGAGESRIALCRFAAENLLSETVALKDRVVNGAESLAAARAVLA comes from the coding sequence ATGTACAAGGCGCCCGTCGAGGAAATCGCGTTCACGCTGAAGCACGTCGCCGGCATGGCGGAAACGATCGACGGCGGTCTTCTGGGCGATCTTGGTGAAGATCTCGTCGATGCCATCCTTGCCGAGGCGGGACGATTCGCCACGGAGGAAATCGCCCCTCTGGCCGACATCGGCGACCGCCAGGGCGCCCGCCTCTCCAACGGTGAGGTGAAGACGCCGGACGGCTGGCGTGATCTCTACCACAATTGGGCCGCCGGCGGCTGGAACGGCCTGACCGCGCCGGAGGACTTCGGTGGCCAGGCTTTGCCGCACATGCTGAACGTTGCGGCACTCGAGATGTGGAACTCCGGCTCCATGGCTTTCGCGCTCTGCCCGACGCTGACCATGGGCGCGATCGAGGCGCTGAATGTACATGGCAGTGCTGCCCTCAAGGAAAAATATCTGGCGCGCATGGTGTCTGGTGAATGGACCGGCACGATGAACCTCACGGAACCGCATGCCGGCTCCGATCTCGGCGTGCTGAAGGCGCGCGCCGAACGCCGCGACGACGGCAGCTACCGCATCTTCGGCCAGAAGATTTTCATCACCTGGGGCGAACACGACGCGGCAGACAACATCATTCATCTCGTGCTCGCCCGCCTGCCGGACGCGCCTGCCGGCACGCGCGGCATCTCGCTGTTCCTCGTGCCGAAATTCCTCGTCAAAGATGACGGTTCGCTGGGTGCCCGCAACGATCTCTATTGCCATTCGCTGGAGCATAAGCTCGGCATCCACGGCTCACCGACCTGCACGATGATCTACGGCGACGGCAAATTCGGGAATGAGAAGGGGGCGGTCGGCTGGCTGATCGGCGAGGAGAACAAGGGCCTCGCCTGCATGTTCACGATGATGAACAATGCGCGCCTCGCCGTCGGCATGCAGGGTGTGGCGATCTGCGAGGCGGCAACGCAGAAGGCGATCGCCTATGCAAAAGAGCGCACGCAGGGCAGGGCGCCGGGCTGGAGCGTGTCCGGCATGAGCCCGATCATCGACCATCCCGATGTCACCAGGATGCTGCTGACCATGAAGGCGTTGACGCAGGGTTCACGCGCTATCGCCTATGCCTGCGCCCATGCGATCGACATGGCGCATCGCGCTACGGAACGCCGCGAGGACTGGCAGGAGCGTGCAGCACTGCTGACGCCGATCGCCAAATCCTTTGCGACCGATGCCGGCGTCGATGTCGCCTCTCTTGGCATTCAGGTTCATGGCGGCATGGGCTTCATCGAGGAGACAGGTGCGGCCCGCTATCTGCGCGATGCCCGCATTGCCCCGATCTATGAAGGCACGAACGGCATCCAGGCAATCGATCTCGTCATCCGTAAGCTGCCTTTGTCCGGCGGCAAGCAGGTCAGGGGCTTCATCGCCGAACTGAAGGCGATCGCTGAGGCTGTCCGCAGTTCGAACCTCAAGGGTTTCGGTGCGACGGCCGACAGGCTCGCAGCCGCACTCGCCGATCTGGAGGCAGCGACAGACTGGTTGCTGGCCCGCCTCGTAAAGGGCAAATCGGCAGAGGCCTTGTCCGGCGCCACACCCTATCAGCGCCTCTTCGGGCTTGCTCTGACCGGCTGCTATCTCGCAAAAGGCGGCCTTGCTCGCGTAGCGGATGGGGCGGGTGAAAGCCGTATCGCGCTCTGCCGCTTCGCCGCCGAGAATCTGCTGTCCGAAACGGTGGCGCTGAAGGACCGTGTCGTCAACGGCGCAGAGAGCCTTGCCGCGGCTCGCGCCGTCCTTGCCTGA
- a CDS encoding crotonase/enoyl-CoA hydratase family protein: protein MSDPIVIERSAEHPAVQIIRFNRPEKKNAFTRDMYRTMTDALNTANSDAGIRVTVFFGTEGSFSAGNDIGDFLAAAMGGSMGLELIDFLYALANAEKPLVSGVDGLAIGIGTTLNLHCDLTIASDRSQFRTPFVDLALVPEAGSSLIAPRIMGHQRAFAMLVAGEAVTAGDAKEAGLIWKVTTPEEVESQAIAAAAKLAAKPPEALKIARDLVRGPREEIIARIDEEVRHFAARMRSDEARAAFEAFMRR, encoded by the coding sequence ATGAGTGATCCCATCGTCATCGAGCGATCCGCGGAACATCCGGCCGTCCAGATTATCCGCTTCAACCGGCCGGAAAAGAAGAATGCCTTTACCCGCGACATGTATCGCACGATGACGGATGCCCTGAATACCGCAAACAGCGATGCCGGGATCAGGGTGACGGTCTTTTTCGGCACCGAAGGCAGCTTCTCGGCCGGCAACGACATCGGCGATTTCCTCGCCGCGGCCATGGGCGGCAGCATGGGCCTGGAGTTGATCGATTTCCTCTATGCGCTCGCCAATGCCGAAAAGCCGCTCGTCTCAGGCGTCGACGGTCTGGCAATCGGCATCGGCACGACGCTCAACCTGCATTGCGACCTGACGATCGCCTCCGACCGCAGCCAGTTCCGCACGCCCTTCGTCGATCTGGCACTGGTGCCGGAGGCGGGTTCCAGCCTGATCGCTCCGCGCATCATGGGGCACCAGCGCGCCTTCGCCATGCTCGTTGCCGGCGAGGCCGTTACGGCTGGGGATGCGAAGGAAGCCGGCTTGATCTGGAAGGTGACGACGCCGGAAGAGGTGGAAAGCCAAGCGATCGCTGCGGCCGCAAAGCTTGCCGCCAAACCGCCGGAAGCGTTGAAGATCGCCCGCGATCTCGTTCGCGGCCCGCGGGAAGAGATCATCGCGCGTATCGATGAAGAGGTTCGCCACTTCGCCGCCCGCATGAGAAGTGACGAGGCGCGCGCTGCCTTCGAGGCTTTCATGCGCCGCTGA
- a CDS encoding class I SAM-dependent RNA methyltransferase → MSTETITIDRLGAQGDGIANGKDGPVYVPFTLPGETVAIARVKNQGTVMSIASASTDRQEPPCRHFGPDGVNGTCGGCTLQHMADVPYRAFKRQLVIDALRSKGLTPEVGEIVAAHPGERRRVVFAARKTEKDMLIGFNQAESHHIVAIEECPISSAGIVSRLPAIKAVGAAVATNAEAFRIAVLETLSGLDLAVEGVKKLSDQQRRRAIEVVLGLRGIARVSLDGEILVEPVKPIIEFGGVQVSPPAGGFTQATKPAEEAMANLVLAHVGKAKRIADLFAGAGTFSLQLARMGRVHAVEGDAKAVAALDHAARNTQGLKPVSVEKRDLFRRPLMTSELKVFDAVVFDPPRAGAEFQCKELARSIVKKVVAVSCNPLTLARDLVILVEGGYRITSVTPIDQFLWTSHVEIVATLEK, encoded by the coding sequence GTGAGCACGGAAACAATCACCATCGACAGGCTCGGTGCACAGGGCGACGGCATTGCCAATGGCAAGGATGGGCCAGTCTATGTGCCCTTCACGCTGCCCGGTGAGACGGTCGCGATCGCCCGCGTCAAGAACCAGGGCACCGTGATGTCGATCGCCTCGGCTTCCACTGACCGACAGGAGCCGCCCTGCCGGCATTTCGGTCCCGATGGCGTCAACGGCACCTGCGGCGGCTGCACCCTGCAGCACATGGCGGATGTTCCCTACCGCGCCTTCAAGCGGCAGCTCGTCATCGATGCGCTGAGGTCCAAAGGACTGACGCCCGAGGTCGGCGAGATCGTGGCCGCCCATCCGGGTGAGCGGCGGCGGGTGGTCTTTGCGGCGCGCAAGACCGAGAAGGACATGCTCATCGGTTTCAACCAAGCCGAAAGCCACCACATCGTCGCCATTGAGGAATGTCCCATCTCGTCGGCGGGGATCGTTTCCCGGCTGCCGGCGATCAAGGCTGTCGGTGCTGCCGTGGCGACCAATGCCGAGGCCTTCCGCATCGCGGTTCTGGAAACGCTCTCTGGTCTCGATCTTGCTGTCGAAGGCGTGAAGAAGCTTTCCGACCAGCAGCGGCGCAGGGCGATCGAGGTCGTGCTTGGCCTTCGCGGCATTGCGCGCGTTTCGCTCGACGGCGAAATCCTCGTCGAGCCGGTGAAGCCGATCATCGAGTTCGGCGGCGTGCAGGTTTCCCCGCCCGCCGGCGGTTTCACGCAGGCGACGAAGCCGGCCGAAGAGGCGATGGCAAACCTCGTGCTTGCCCATGTCGGCAAGGCCAAGCGGATCGCCGATCTCTTCGCCGGCGCCGGCACGTTTTCACTGCAGCTGGCCCGCATGGGCCGCGTGCATGCCGTCGAAGGCGATGCCAAGGCTGTCGCGGCGCTCGACCACGCAGCGCGCAATACGCAGGGCCTGAAACCCGTGAGCGTCGAGAAGCGCGATCTGTTCCGCCGCCCGCTGATGACCTCGGAGCTCAAAGTCTTCGACGCCGTCGTCTTCGATCCGCCACGTGCGGGCGCGGAGTTCCAGTGCAAGGAGCTGGCACGCTCGATCGTCAAGAAGGTTGTCGCCGTCAGCTGCAATCCGCTGACGCTTGCCCGCGATCTCGTTATCCTCGTCGAGGGCGGCTACCGGATTACCTCGGTGACGCCCATCGACCAGTTCCTCTGGACCTCGCATGTCGAGATCGTGGCCACGCTGGAGAAATGA
- a CDS encoding TlyA family RNA methyltransferase, whose product MLATGSFAGHSQPMHDQNSQRLDQLLVTLGLFTSRSRARDAVARGTVKVAGKVVTKAGTIFGPDAAIEIDDPAQDYVSRAALKLVTALDHFGLDPAGRHCLDVGASTGGFTEVLLERGAAHVTAIDVGHGQMHPRISADPRVTNIEGLNARSLTAEDIGHAVDFIVSDVSFISLKLALAPALDIAEPGTLAAILVKPQFEAGREAIGKGGLLKDPASGPDVAAELEHWFIEDMGWKSFGLIPSPISGGDGNQEFLLAGTKA is encoded by the coding sequence ATGCTTGCAACCGGCAGCTTTGCCGGTCATTCACAGCCGATGCACGATCAGAACAGCCAGCGCCTTGACCAGCTTCTCGTCACCCTCGGCCTCTTTACGAGCCGCTCACGGGCGCGCGATGCCGTCGCGCGCGGCACGGTGAAGGTCGCCGGCAAGGTGGTGACGAAGGCCGGCACCATCTTCGGCCCCGATGCGGCAATCGAGATCGATGATCCGGCGCAGGACTATGTTTCGCGCGCGGCCTTGAAGCTTGTGACAGCGCTCGACCATTTCGGGCTCGACCCGGCCGGGCGGCACTGTCTCGATGTCGGCGCATCGACCGGCGGTTTCACGGAAGTGTTGCTGGAAAGGGGTGCAGCGCATGTGACGGCAATCGATGTCGGCCATGGGCAGATGCATCCGAGGATATCGGCCGATCCGCGCGTGACCAATATCGAGGGGTTGAACGCCCGCAGTCTGACGGCAGAGGATATCGGCCACGCGGTGGATTTCATCGTCTCCGACGTCTCCTTCATTTCGCTGAAGCTGGCGCTCGCTCCGGCGCTCGATATCGCCGAGCCGGGCACCCTCGCAGCAATTCTCGTCAAGCCGCAGTTCGAGGCGGGACGCGAAGCAATCGGCAAGGGTGGTTTGTTGAAGGATCCGGCTTCCGGGCCTGATGTGGCGGCGGAACTCGAACACTGGTTTATAGAGGATATGGGCTGGAAGAGTTTCGGGCTCATCCCCTCGCCCATTTCGGGCGGCGACGGCAATCAGGAATTTCTACTGGCAGGGACGAAAGCGTGA
- a CDS encoding methyl-accepting chemotaxis protein gives MFARNISLNGKLAATFAALILIFVSVSAFVYSKATTSASASAEQEKSELLVNQIDDALQAMLEQAVNLRGFILFRSDSTYGDIFANRERMLKAIAAAKQTAASQPELVSMIDDMQKAADLYFHELAEPQAKARKETETPIADVVKIGVNATKGQLDGFRAASAKIKSLARDKSIALAAARADANSDLKTTLLVGGIAAALAAAALAWALSRTIVRPIVGMTAAMDRLAGGDHNIEVPATGRQDEVGRMAQSVLVFKDAAIEKQQLAGETDRMRGEAERQRQMSDEQKAREEGEIRFAVEALAGGLAGLANGDVAARIHAPFAPQYDSLRNDFNNAVEKLQAALQSVGRNASAINAGAGEIRSAADDLAHRTEQQAAAVEETAAALEEVTTTVRDSAKRAEDVGNLVERTRLGAEKSGEVVRRAVSAMQQIEKSSGEISNIIGVIDDIAFQTNLLALNAGVEAARAGEAGKGFAVVAQEVRELAQRSANAAKEIKALINTSSEQVNSGVGLVGETGKALEAIVAEVQEINHHVGAIVTATREQSIGLQEINTAVNNMDQGTQQNAAMVEEQTAASHALAQEAAALDDLLRQFKLGAQAAAPVQRTAAATTASRPVASPARALAGKVTKAFGGRQASAAAVAVQEDWTEF, from the coding sequence ATGTTCGCCCGAAACATATCCTTGAATGGTAAGCTTGCGGCCACGTTCGCAGCACTCATCCTTATTTTCGTATCCGTTTCCGCTTTCGTCTATTCCAAGGCAACCACGTCGGCGAGCGCTTCCGCCGAGCAGGAAAAGTCCGAGCTTCTGGTCAATCAGATCGACGACGCGCTGCAGGCCATGCTCGAGCAGGCCGTCAACCTGCGCGGCTTCATCCTCTTCCGCAGCGACAGCACTTATGGCGATATTTTCGCCAACCGCGAGCGCATGCTGAAGGCGATTGCCGCTGCCAAGCAGACTGCTGCTTCCCAGCCTGAGCTGGTCTCGATGATCGACGACATGCAGAAGGCCGCCGACCTGTATTTCCACGAGCTTGCCGAGCCGCAGGCCAAGGCTCGCAAGGAAACCGAGACGCCGATCGCAGACGTCGTCAAGATCGGTGTCAACGCCACCAAGGGCCAGCTCGACGGTTTCCGCGCCGCTTCCGCCAAGATCAAGTCTCTCGCCCGCGACAAGTCCATAGCACTCGCTGCGGCGCGGGCGGATGCCAACAGCGATCTCAAGACCACGCTTCTGGTCGGTGGCATTGCTGCTGCACTCGCCGCTGCCGCACTCGCCTGGGCTCTGTCGCGCACCATCGTTCGTCCGATCGTCGGCATGACGGCCGCCATGGATCGTCTTGCTGGCGGCGACCACAATATCGAAGTACCGGCAACTGGCCGTCAGGACGAAGTCGGCCGCATGGCCCAGTCCGTGCTGGTCTTCAAGGACGCGGCGATCGAAAAGCAGCAGCTTGCCGGCGAAACCGACCGCATGCGTGGCGAAGCCGAGCGTCAGCGCCAGATGAGCGACGAGCAGAAGGCCCGCGAAGAAGGCGAGATCCGCTTTGCCGTCGAAGCGCTGGCCGGCGGCCTTGCTGGCCTTGCCAATGGCGATGTCGCAGCCCGCATCCACGCGCCGTTCGCACCGCAATATGACAGCTTGCGCAATGACTTCAACAATGCCGTCGAAAAGCTGCAGGCTGCCCTGCAGTCCGTTGGTCGCAACGCGTCCGCCATCAATGCCGGCGCCGGCGAAATCCGCTCTGCGGCAGACGACCTCGCCCACCGCACCGAGCAGCAGGCCGCTGCCGTCGAAGAGACTGCAGCCGCTCTTGAGGAGGTCACGACCACGGTGCGCGACTCCGCCAAGCGCGCCGAAGATGTCGGCAACCTTGTCGAGCGTACTCGCCTCGGCGCCGAAAAGTCGGGCGAAGTGGTCCGCCGGGCAGTTTCGGCCATGCAGCAGATCGAAAAGTCCTCGGGCGAGATCTCCAACATCATCGGCGTGATCGACGACATCGCCTTCCAGACCAACCTGCTGGCGCTGAACGCCGGCGTCGAAGCGGCACGCGCCGGGGAAGCTGGCAAGGGCTTTGCCGTGGTCGCACAGGAAGTCCGTGAACTCGCCCAGCGCTCGGCAAATGCCGCCAAGGAAATCAAGGCGCTGATCAACACATCAAGCGAACAGGTCAATTCCGGCGTCGGCCTCGTCGGCGAAACCGGCAAGGCGCTGGAAGCGATCGTCGCCGAGGTTCAGGAGATCAACCACCACGTCGGCGCAATCGTCACGGCGACCCGCGAACAATCGATCGGCCTGCAGGAGATCAACACCGCCGTCAACAACATGGACCAGGGCACCCAGCAGAACGCCGCCATGGTCGAAGAGCAGACGGCTGCAAGCCATGCGCTCGCACAGGAAGCAGCCGCCCTCGACGACTTGCTGCGCCAGTTCAAGCTTGGCGCCCAGGCTGCCGCTCCGGTCCAGCGGACCGCTGCTGCAACCACCGCGTCCCGCCCGGTGGCCTCTCCGGCCCGTGCGCTCGCCGGCAAGGTCACCAAAGCCTTTGGCGGCAGGCAGGCATCGGCGGCTGCCGTTGCTGTCCAGGAAGATTGGACCGAGTTCTGA
- a CDS encoding AraC family transcriptional regulator, whose product MEKIAELAELIDRHTGADGSFDTALPRVGIIRSSARTEPIHTLYEPSCCIVAQGRKRAVIGDSVHVYDAAHYLVVGVDLPVIGAVVEASANRPYLCLRLQLDRSLLAEMLPAVHGRLPESPAAGVSATTPELIDAAARMLRLLDTPDDAEVLAPLVEREILYRLMRGPQGALLRQIANGESRLSQIGRAIDFVRKNFSEPFAIEHLASVAGMSASSFYEHFKTVMAMSPLQFRTQLRLQEARRLMVTEGLSAAEAGFRVGYDSPSQFSRDYVRVHNVPPRRDIERMRAAAG is encoded by the coding sequence ATGGAAAAGATTGCCGAACTTGCAGAATTGATCGACCGCCATACGGGCGCGGACGGGAGCTTCGATACGGCGCTGCCGCGTGTCGGCATCATACGATCCTCCGCCAGGACGGAACCGATCCATACGCTCTACGAACCTTCCTGCTGCATCGTGGCGCAGGGGCGCAAACGCGCTGTGATTGGCGACAGCGTGCATGTCTATGATGCCGCGCACTATCTCGTCGTCGGCGTCGACCTGCCCGTCATCGGCGCGGTCGTCGAAGCGAGCGCCAACCGGCCCTATCTGTGTCTGAGGCTGCAGCTCGACCGCAGCCTGCTCGCCGAGATGCTTCCTGCCGTCCACGGACGGCTGCCGGAGAGCCCAGCGGCGGGTGTCAGCGCCACGACGCCTGAATTGATCGATGCCGCCGCGCGCATGCTGCGGCTGCTCGATACGCCTGACGATGCGGAGGTTCTGGCGCCATTGGTCGAGAGGGAAATCCTCTATCGCCTCATGCGCGGGCCGCAGGGCGCGCTGCTGCGGCAGATTGCCAATGGTGAAAGCAGGCTCAGCCAGATCGGCCGGGCGATCGACTTCGTTCGAAAGAATTTCAGCGAGCCCTTCGCCATCGAGCATCTCGCTTCGGTGGCAGGCATGAGCGCGTCATCCTTCTACGAACACTTCAAGACCGTGATGGCGATGAGCCCCCTGCAGTTCCGCACACAGCTTCGCCTGCAAGAGGCACGGCGGCTGATGGTGACCGAGGGGCTGAGCGCTGCCGAGGCCGGTTTCCGCGTCGGTTACGACAGCCCCTCGCAGTTCAGCCGCGATTATGTCCGCGTGCACAATGTTCCGCCGCGGCGGGATATCGAGCGGATGCGCGCCGCTGCCGGTTAA
- a CDS encoding SDR family oxidoreductase produces MTDIKGKTVLITGASSGIGAGVARELGAAGAKLMIGARRTDRLEELAWEIREGGGTVEFRALDVTDRADVEVFTKAAVDAFGGIDVLINNAGIMPLSLMSSLKVEEWDQMIDVNIKGVLYGIAAVLPIMNAQDRGQIINISSVGGLAVVPTAAVYCATKYAVRAISDGLRQENKKLRVTCIYPGVVESELASTITEPFSAEAMVSFRAIALKPDAIARAIRFAIEQPDDVDVNDISVRPTESVGL; encoded by the coding sequence ATGACTGACATCAAGGGTAAGACAGTTCTGATCACTGGCGCCAGCAGCGGCATCGGTGCCGGCGTGGCGCGCGAACTGGGTGCGGCAGGCGCGAAACTGATGATCGGTGCGCGCCGCACCGACCGGCTGGAAGAACTGGCATGGGAAATCCGCGAGGGCGGCGGCACGGTGGAATTCCGCGCGCTCGACGTGACCGATCGGGCCGATGTCGAGGTTTTCACCAAGGCGGCGGTCGATGCTTTCGGCGGCATCGACGTCCTCATCAACAATGCCGGCATCATGCCGCTGTCGCTCATGTCCTCGCTCAAGGTCGAGGAATGGGATCAGATGATCGACGTCAACATCAAGGGCGTGCTCTACGGCATTGCGGCCGTGCTGCCGATCATGAATGCGCAGGATCGCGGCCAGATCATCAATATCTCCTCGGTGGGCGGCCTGGCAGTCGTTCCGACTGCCGCGGTCTACTGCGCGACGAAATATGCGGTGCGGGCGATTTCCGACGGTCTGCGTCAGGAAAACAAGAAACTTCGGGTCACCTGCATCTATCCTGGTGTGGTCGAATCCGAACTCGCTTCGACGATTACCGAACCCTTCTCGGCTGAAGCCATGGTCTCCTTCCGGGCGATTGCGCTCAAGCCCGACGCCATCGCCCGGGCAATTCGCTTCGCCATCGAGCAGCCCGACGATGTCGACGTCAACGACATCTCGGTTCGTCCGACCGAAAGTGTGGGGCTCTGA
- a CDS encoding Atu4866 domain-containing protein translates to MAIRSALAGAVFSLAASSSALSEEQKMQNHPYLGMWITGDGHIRQELLANGRYDEARGTRKSAYQGRYEVTGDHIEYWDDTGFTADGDFIDGVLHHGGMIFYRDGKKPE, encoded by the coding sequence ATGGCAATCCGTTCGGCCCTTGCAGGCGCGGTCTTTTCGCTCGCAGCCTCTTCATCCGCTCTTTCAGAGGAACAGAAAATGCAGAACCATCCCTATCTCGGCATGTGGATCACCGGTGACGGGCATATCCGTCAGGAGCTCTTAGCCAATGGCCGCTATGACGAGGCGCGGGGCACGCGAAAGAGCGCCTATCAGGGCCGCTACGAAGTAACCGGCGACCATATCGAATATTGGGACGATACCGGCTTTACCGCCGATGGTGATTTCATCGACGGCGTGCTGCATCACGGCGGCATGATCTTCTATCGTGACGGCAAGAAGCCGGAATAA